One Syntrophus gentianae DNA window includes the following coding sequences:
- a CDS encoding alkaline phosphatase: MLEMKKKIIGLVGMAAMLFALGQPAYADMAAKNIILMISDGQGFNTVKATDYYTGTKAVYESFAVKGAMNTSSAGAFNGYVGKPYDPAKMWSDFSYQKSGATDSSSAATAMYSGAKIYDSQMNKTTTGADLTTFFEKVADQGKATGAVSTVNFDHATPAAVVAKTTNRNDYATITSQMINSKLDVIMGAGHPLYNNNGQSVAANYGIVGNQANWDAITSGANGRTFIESKSQFDALANGTMNVDKVFGVAQVRDTLQDSRTGAPASATNTNVPDLATMTKAALNVLDNDADGFAVMIEGGAIDWANHANNLGRAINEEIDFNNAVQAVVDYLNAGTNGNDWSNTLLIVTADHECGGLWGPTSGAFNQVVDNGVGNLPGAAYNSGSHTNALVPFYAEGADADLFLAYLTGSDPNMASMYGIDTAFNWYIDNTDIFKVMDAANAAPVPIPASILLLAPGFAGLLVFRRKQVTVK, encoded by the coding sequence ATGCTGGAAATGAAGAAAAAAATTATTGGCTTGGTGGGGATGGCCGCGATGTTGTTCGCATTGGGTCAGCCCGCTTATGCCGATATGGCGGCGAAAAACATCATCCTGATGATCAGCGACGGCCAGGGATTCAACACGGTCAAGGCGACCGATTATTACACGGGAACCAAAGCCGTATATGAGTCTTTTGCCGTCAAAGGCGCCATGAACACCAGTTCAGCCGGCGCTTTTAATGGCTATGTCGGGAAACCCTACGATCCTGCCAAGATGTGGTCTGACTTCAGTTATCAGAAATCCGGCGCTACCGACTCGTCCTCGGCGGCCACTGCTATGTACTCGGGCGCGAAGATCTATGACAGCCAGATGAACAAGACAACGACCGGCGCTGATCTGACCACCTTCTTTGAGAAGGTTGCCGATCAGGGTAAGGCGACGGGCGCCGTCTCAACGGTCAATTTTGACCATGCCACACCGGCAGCCGTTGTGGCAAAAACGACAAACCGTAATGATTATGCGACGATCACCAGCCAAATGATCAACAGCAAGCTTGATGTCATCATGGGCGCCGGTCACCCTTTGTACAACAACAACGGCCAGTCCGTTGCTGCTAATTACGGAATCGTCGGCAACCAGGCTAACTGGGACGCCATCACGAGCGGCGCCAACGGACGCACCTTTATCGAAAGCAAGTCCCAATTCGATGCTCTTGCTAACGGTACAATGAATGTCGACAAAGTATTCGGCGTAGCCCAGGTGCGGGACACCCTTCAGGATTCCCGAACGGGTGCGCCGGCTTCTGCAACGAACACCAACGTACCCGATCTGGCCACCATGACAAAGGCGGCCCTGAATGTCCTCGACAACGATGCGGATGGCTTCGCGGTCATGATTGAGGGGGGCGCTATTGACTGGGCCAATCACGCCAATAACCTGGGCCGGGCCATTAATGAGGAGATCGACTTCAACAACGCCGTTCAAGCTGTTGTGGATTACCTGAATGCGGGCACAAATGGCAATGACTGGAGCAACACCCTCCTCATCGTCACCGCCGACCACGAGTGTGGTGGACTGTGGGGACCAACCTCAGGCGCATTCAATCAGGTCGTCGATAATGGAGTCGGCAACCTACCAGGTGCAGCATACAACTCCGGCAGCCACACCAACGCCCTGGTGCCTTTTTATGCCGAAGGCGCCGATGCGGATCTTTTCCTTGCCTATCTCACCGGAAGCGATCCCAACATGGCATCCATGTATGGGATCGATACGGCATTTAATTGGTATATCGATAACACGGATATCTTCAAGGTGATGGATGCCGCAAACGCAGCACCTGTCCCGATTCCCGCAAGTATTCTGCTCTTGGCTCCGGGATTTGCAGGACTGCTTGTTTTCAGGAGGAAACAAGTCACAGTAAAATAA
- a CDS encoding PhoH family protein, with protein MMEWELKGGEGRKKTFVLDTNVLIHDFNALESFEENHVVLPIRVIEELDSLKSGAGEVPYSARKALRNIGFYAARGDISRGIPLPGGGFLRVEVNEENYFRELKSDNLIISCAMALKEKQVPNVVIVSKDTSVRIKAGAMNVSAQDYKRDKTSLFQKYGSILREEDYNNGIRSVRYQCQGDDINRLWSNDLRCSIRNNRDLNGISPKNVGQVCAMDALTCPEINVVALTGKAGSGKTLLALAAALHQMTKKGGPLYDKVMVARPPVPMNGYDLGFLPGDLLEKIDPWMQPIYDNLEVLYKTPKDMDENRNFGRKEYKSYQYLIDKGFLEIGNLTYIRGRSLPGRYIIIDEAQNLRPLDVKTLVTRLGEGSKIVFTGDLDQIDTPYLDAESNGLAYLIARLINEEDFCYLNLEKSARSNLADRMAVLL; from the coding sequence ATGATGGAGTGGGAATTAAAGGGAGGGGAAGGAAGGAAAAAAACCTTTGTCCTGGATACGAACGTCTTGATTCACGATTTCAATGCCCTTGAATCGTTTGAAGAGAATCATGTGGTTCTTCCCATTCGAGTCATCGAGGAACTGGATTCCCTGAAGTCCGGAGCCGGAGAGGTGCCCTATTCCGCACGCAAGGCTCTGCGGAATATCGGGTTCTATGCGGCGCGGGGAGATATTTCCCGGGGAATTCCCCTGCCCGGAGGAGGCTTTCTTCGCGTGGAAGTGAACGAAGAAAATTATTTCCGGGAACTCAAATCCGACAACTTGATCATTTCCTGTGCCATGGCGCTTAAGGAAAAACAGGTACCCAATGTCGTGATCGTCTCCAAGGATACCTCCGTTCGGATCAAGGCCGGTGCCATGAACGTCTCCGCCCAGGATTACAAGCGGGACAAAACCAGCTTGTTTCAAAAGTATGGATCCATCTTGAGGGAAGAGGATTACAACAACGGGATCCGATCTGTGCGGTATCAGTGCCAGGGAGACGACATTAATCGCCTCTGGTCGAATGACCTGCGATGTTCCATTCGGAACAACCGGGACTTGAATGGTATTTCACCCAAGAATGTCGGACAGGTCTGTGCCATGGATGCCTTAACCTGTCCGGAAATCAACGTGGTGGCCTTAACCGGCAAGGCGGGTTCAGGAAAGACGCTTTTGGCACTGGCTGCGGCTCTACACCAAATGACCAAAAAAGGCGGACCGCTTTACGATAAAGTAATGGTCGCCCGGCCTCCGGTGCCGATGAACGGCTATGATCTGGGATTCCTTCCCGGTGATCTTCTGGAAAAAATAGACCCCTGGATGCAGCCCATTTATGACAATCTTGAGGTCCTGTACAAGACCCCGAAGGATATGGATGAAAATCGCAATTTCGGAAGAAAGGAATACAAGAGTTATCAGTATCTAATCGACAAGGGATTTCTGGAGATCGGCAATCTCACCTATATAAGAGGCCGGAGCCTGCCTGGACGATACATCATTATCGATGAGGCGCAGAACCTCCGCCCCCTGGACGTAAAAACCCTGGTCACGAGACTGGGTGAAGGCAGCAAGATCGTTTTTACAGGAGATCTTGATCAGATCGATACGCCCTATCTCGATGCGGAAAGCAATGGACTAGCTTATCTGATCGCGAGGCTGATCAATGAAGAGGATTTCTGCTACCTGAACCTGGAAAAGAGCGCACGAAGTAACCTTGCCGATCGGATGGCCGTTTTGTTGTGA
- a CDS encoding IS1/IS1595 family N-terminal zinc-binding domain-containing protein, with product MEQVQGNINNKEFLKCPRCTSRALYRYGKCNSSQRFLCLICGRQFVEGHVRKVPQRRPQCPLCGRAMHLYMDTETHTRYRCGAYPQCRHYVKITK from the coding sequence ATGGAACAGGTTCAAGGCAATATCAATAATAAAGAATTCCTGAAATGTCCACGATGCACTTCGCGGGCTCTGTACCGTTACGGTAAATGCAATTCGTCGCAACGCTTTCTCTGTCTGATCTGTGGACGTCAGTTTGTGGAGGGACATGTGAGAAAAGTACCGCAGAGAAGGCCGCAATGTCCTCTCTGTGGACGTGCAATGCATCTGTACATGGATACGGAAACCCATACCCGCTATCGGTGCGGCGCCTATCCGCAGTGCAGGCATTACGTAAAGATAACAAAATAA
- a CDS encoding HMA2 domain-containing protein, whose product MSYYLHDVPGRLRMKSPSIRKNRDAADKVEQLIRKAQGVDKVAVNLVTGSVLINYDPRITRHGALVALLQENGYFDSSKATTNDLYMHQAASKVSAFAIDVITTFI is encoded by the coding sequence ATGAGTTACTATCTTCATGATGTGCCCGGGAGATTGAGAATGAAAAGCCCTTCCATTCGAAAGAACAGAGATGCGGCGGATAAGGTCGAACAGCTTATCCGCAAAGCCCAGGGGGTCGATAAAGTCGCAGTCAATCTGGTAACAGGCAGTGTTCTCATTAATTATGATCCCCGGATAACGAGGCACGGCGCTCTGGTCGCTCTTCTGCAGGAAAATGGATACTTTGATTCTTCAAAAGCCACAACAAACGATCTGTATATGCATCAGGCCGCGTCGAAGGTCAGCGCCTTTGCCATCGACGTTATCACGACCTTCATTTGA
- a CDS encoding prolipoprotein diacylglyceryl transferase family protein, with protein MDILSITFNYSILFVFLIGLFQSLFYPWAFRNLPKENWQVMACVPGKTGETGARDGINYTWYGFFLATAYVYGVFLFLLLMGSLVATKAASLTLIVLVLIICTPLSSILARGVEGKRFTLTVGGATFAGLLLAPWLIQFLNEMPYNFLNYRFPILPTMTAMAIAHIAGEGMGRLACISFGCCYGKPVRSLPPLLGKLIGPFSVVFSGKTKKISYAHGLDGHPVVPVQAMTAVLYSATSLLGIWLFLNQVYAAAFVIVIGVSQGWRILSEFLRADYRGERIFSVYQMMSLAALPYAIFLLFFFPQAPKGASGIELGFKSIWSPEMILFLQGLWSIIFFYTGKSRVTAAKILLYVVKNRI; from the coding sequence ATGGATATTTTAAGTATTACCTTTAATTACAGCATTTTGTTTGTCTTCCTTATCGGACTTTTTCAATCTCTCTTTTATCCGTGGGCATTTCGGAATCTTCCGAAAGAAAACTGGCAGGTGATGGCCTGTGTTCCAGGAAAAACAGGGGAAACCGGGGCTCGAGACGGGATCAACTATACCTGGTACGGCTTTTTTCTAGCAACAGCATATGTCTATGGTGTTTTCCTTTTTCTGCTGCTCATGGGCTCACTTGTCGCGACAAAAGCGGCCTCCCTGACTTTGATTGTTCTGGTCCTGATCATTTGCACCCCCCTGTCAAGCATCTTAGCGAGAGGTGTGGAAGGAAAAAGATTTACCCTGACGGTAGGCGGTGCGACGTTTGCGGGGCTTCTTCTTGCCCCCTGGCTTATTCAATTTCTCAATGAGATGCCGTACAATTTTCTAAACTATCGTTTTCCCATCCTGCCAACAATGACCGCGATGGCCATTGCGCATATCGCCGGTGAAGGAATGGGGCGCCTGGCCTGTATCAGCTTCGGCTGTTGCTATGGAAAGCCGGTAAGAAGTCTGCCTCCGCTTTTGGGGAAATTGATAGGTCCATTCAGTGTGGTCTTTTCCGGAAAAACGAAGAAAATTTCCTATGCCCATGGTCTTGATGGTCATCCGGTTGTCCCGGTTCAAGCGATGACCGCAGTCCTGTATTCTGCAACAAGCCTCCTGGGCATCTGGCTTTTCCTGAATCAGGTTTATGCCGCCGCTTTTGTGATTGTGATCGGGGTGTCACAGGGATGGAGGATCCTCTCCGAGTTCCTTCGAGCCGATTACCGAGGGGAAAGAATATTCTCCGTATACCAGATGATGTCCCTTGCAGCCTTGCCCTATGCAATATTTCTGTTGTTTTTCTTTCCCCAGGCGCCAAAAGGAGCGTCCGGAATAGAACTGGGGTTCAAATCAATCTGGTCGCCGGAAATGATTCTTTTTCTACAGGGATTGTGGTCGATCATTTTCTTCTATACGGGAAAAAGCCGCGTGACGGCAGCAAAAATATTGCTTTACGTAGTCAAGAATAGAATCTGA
- a CDS encoding arsenate reductase ArsC gives MPKIKVLFLCTGNSARSQMAEALLRHFAGDLFEVFSAGLGPQGIHPLTTQVMKEIGISLADHYSKPVGEYMGKTHFGYLITVCSAAEERCPAVFPGISQRLHWPFDDPAACTGPQDEKLQKFREVRDDISRKIQTWLAEFQKDQR, from the coding sequence ATGCCTAAGATCAAAGTTTTGTTCTTGTGCACCGGTAATTCCGCAAGAAGCCAGATGGCGGAAGCATTACTCCGACACTTTGCCGGAGATTTATTCGAAGTTTTCAGCGCCGGGCTCGGCCCCCAGGGCATCCATCCCTTGACAACCCAGGTCATGAAAGAAATAGGCATTTCTCTCGCTGATCACTATTCTAAGCCTGTTGGTGAATACATGGGGAAAACCCATTTCGGCTATCTGATCACGGTATGTTCCGCTGCCGAGGAGCGTTGTCCAGCCGTATTCCCAGGAATCAGCCAACGCCTTCACTGGCCCTTTGATGACCCCGCAGCATGCACGGGACCGCAAGATGAAAAGCTGCAAAAATTTAGGGAGGTACGGGATGATATTTCCCGGAAAATTCAAACCTGGCTGGCGGAGTTTCAGAAGGATCAGAGATGA
- a CDS encoding DUF5132 domain-containing protein encodes MGLFDGGIKGNVVTGLAIGVGTAMVAPMIIKVLASVAKPLTKAAIKGGITLYETNKEKLAEMKEMVEDLTAEAKAEVEAELLAASQEPEKP; translated from the coding sequence ATGGGACTGTTTGATGGTGGGATAAAGGGAAATGTTGTTACCGGGCTTGCAATCGGTGTCGGAACGGCAATGGTTGCTCCGATGATCATTAAAGTGCTGGCCAGTGTCGCTAAACCTCTTACAAAGGCCGCGATCAAGGGTGGCATTACGCTGTATGAGACAAACAAGGAGAAACTGGCCGAAATGAAAGAGATGGTTGAAGATCTTACGGCGGAAGCCAAAGCGGAAGTGGAGGCGGAATTGCTGGCTGCATCGCAGGAGCCGGAAAAACCATGA
- a CDS encoding PAS domain-containing hybrid sensor histidine kinase/response regulator codes for MEARRYAITSTLLSGVSQKDSCSQIHADESIYKKLFDHLLEGIGIIDPKGSVLFANRELATILGYGHDEILNENISSMVRPSQKTKFEMIQERCLSGHLSMSEFELLRKDKNPVSTIISFTLFNAEPGKEASMMMSVLDITKHKSIEEIIIKTEKKYRSIFENSVDGIFQTDDQDKLISANPAMAHIFGYKSPREFISAINSRKQKIYSDSKCYRKLKSLLKRQDSVHNFEFRALQRNGREIWINENVRSIRDDQGNLLYYEGTLQDITEKKNLESELFQSKKMEAIGRIAGGIAHDFNNILTAIMGNAAMGERCLDPKSQAAARIKAIREAADRAGQLTRQLLTISRKQRVNPVFVNVNTAVLNVGKILERILGEDIELKILLDENLKSIYADPSQIEQVILNLSINSRDAMHQGGTLSISTDNVDLDSAFCRNHPDGVPGEYVRLSVSDTGTGIPKESLGYIFEPFYTTKKTGTGFGLSIVYSVIKRYAGHIEIDTAVQSGTKFSIYIPAVSGKAEITHASSVIDRTAALSEKTILIVEDEESIREILTDILQEMGCRTFSASTAEEALTQFKNFGQPIDLLITDVILPGRRGPEMAEEFEKVYPDMKVLFMSGYPVDKFHQGDLFLGQTSFIAKPFTPDMILDKLRHIFPQQ; via the coding sequence ATGGAAGCAAGGCGTTATGCGATAACATCCACACTATTATCCGGTGTTTCACAAAAAGATTCATGTTCTCAAATTCATGCGGATGAAAGTATTTATAAAAAATTATTCGATCATTTACTGGAAGGAATTGGAATAATTGATCCAAAAGGAAGTGTTTTGTTTGCAAATCGAGAGTTGGCCACAATTCTCGGCTATGGTCATGACGAAATTCTGAATGAAAACATCTCTTCCATGGTACGGCCCTCCCAAAAGACAAAATTTGAAATGATTCAGGAACGATGTCTGAGTGGACATCTCTCCATGAGTGAATTTGAACTTCTGAGAAAGGATAAAAACCCCGTATCTACAATCATTTCGTTTACCCTCTTTAATGCGGAACCGGGCAAGGAAGCGTCCATGATGATGAGTGTCCTGGACATTACAAAGCATAAAAGCATCGAGGAGATCATAATCAAGACCGAGAAAAAATATCGAAGCATTTTTGAGAACTCGGTTGATGGAATTTTTCAAACAGATGATCAAGATAAATTGATCAGCGCCAATCCTGCCATGGCACATATTTTCGGATACAAATCACCGCGTGAGTTCATATCCGCCATAAATTCAAGGAAACAAAAAATTTATTCAGATTCAAAATGCTATCGGAAGCTCAAGAGCCTCTTGAAACGGCAGGACAGTGTTCATAACTTTGAATTTCGTGCCTTGCAGCGGAATGGAAGGGAGATCTGGATCAATGAAAATGTTCGTTCCATAAGGGATGATCAAGGGAATTTACTGTATTACGAGGGAACTCTTCAAGACATTACAGAAAAAAAGAATCTGGAAAGCGAACTTTTCCAATCAAAAAAAATGGAAGCCATAGGTAGAATTGCAGGAGGCATCGCCCATGATTTTAATAACATTTTGACGGCCATCATGGGAAATGCCGCTATGGGTGAACGTTGCCTCGATCCTAAAAGTCAAGCGGCGGCAAGGATTAAGGCAATCAGAGAAGCTGCGGATCGGGCAGGCCAATTGACACGGCAATTGCTGACCATAAGCAGGAAGCAGAGAGTTAATCCCGTTTTCGTCAATGTTAATACTGCTGTATTGAATGTCGGAAAAATACTGGAACGAATTCTCGGTGAGGATATTGAACTGAAGATATTACTTGATGAAAACTTGAAAAGTATTTATGCCGACCCTTCCCAGATTGAACAGGTCATCCTTAATCTTTCCATCAATTCTCGGGATGCCATGCATCAAGGCGGAACGCTTTCGATCTCAACGGACAATGTTGATCTTGATTCGGCATTTTGCCGTAATCATCCCGATGGGGTTCCTGGGGAATATGTAAGGCTTTCCGTTTCCGACACAGGCACAGGCATTCCGAAGGAGAGTTTGGGATACATTTTTGAACCATTTTATACGACTAAGAAGACGGGTACAGGGTTTGGACTTTCCATTGTTTATAGCGTCATCAAGAGGTATGCAGGCCATATCGAAATCGATACCGCTGTACAAAGTGGAACGAAGTTCAGTATTTATATTCCAGCCGTTTCCGGGAAAGCCGAAATAACCCATGCTTCTTCTGTTATAGACAGAACGGCAGCTCTATCAGAAAAAACGATCCTGATTGTTGAGGATGAAGAAAGTATTCGGGAAATCCTTACGGATATCCTCCAGGAGATGGGATGCAGGACCTTTTCCGCATCCACGGCGGAGGAAGCCCTGACACAATTTAAGAATTTTGGACAACCGATTGACCTGCTCATTACCGATGTGATTTTACCGGGGCGAAGAGGGCCGGAAATGGCTGAAGAATTTGAAAAAGTTTATCCCGACATGAAGGTCCTCTTCATGTCGGGATACCCTGTTGACAAGTTTCACCAAGGGGATCTCTTCCTTGGACAGACTTCGTTTATTGCGAAACCTTTCACACCTGACATGATTCTTGATAAATTACGGCATATTTTCCCCCAACAATAA
- a CDS encoding DUF3562 domain-containing protein yields MEPLKLGEETERKKHQQSIEDLCRLLEMPMEKISAAYAQELEMMRHTAKIKEFLPILVSRKVKSFLRRP; encoded by the coding sequence ATGGAACCGTTGAAATTGGGAGAAGAGACAGAGCGAAAGAAGCATCAGCAATCTATAGAAGATCTCTGCAGACTTCTGGAGATGCCCATGGAGAAAATATCCGCTGCTTATGCGCAGGAACTTGAGATGATGAGACATACGGCAAAAATAAAGGAATTTCTTCCAATTCTCGTTAGCCGGAAGGTGAAAAGCTTTCTCCGGCGCCCCTAG
- a CDS encoding DUF5132 domain-containing protein — translation MALGNYIKGNVGAGLLVGVGALLLAPVVLPALAGIVKTTTKAVVKTGATLYEKGSETVMELGKIASDFVAETKQELARDKDVIDVESSAVPIEPSALTEEEKAV, via the coding sequence ATGGCACTGGGAAATTATATAAAAGGCAATGTTGGTGCAGGTCTTCTGGTCGGTGTCGGAGCGCTGCTGCTGGCTCCTGTCGTTCTTCCCGCACTGGCTGGAATCGTAAAAACGACGACAAAGGCTGTTGTCAAAACCGGCGCGACTTTGTATGAGAAAGGGAGTGAGACAGTCATGGAATTAGGGAAAATAGCTTCGGATTTCGTGGCTGAGACCAAACAGGAGTTGGCAAGGGACAAGGACGTTATCGATGTTGAATCTTCTGCCGTACCCATTGAACCTTCTGCCTTAACGGAAGAAGAAAAAGCCGTTTAA
- a CDS encoding HMA2 domain-containing protein yields the protein MIPNAYISSRTANRLRIKIPSRRRDADYFETLLNHLSGQEGIDSVSIQPLTASVLLIHSIDSSTILNNAEQNELLHIVQDETMPTSRPIMHGALAKSYLDIDHSVTRITSGITNIGGIAFIALVGVGIYQISRGNFAAPAWYTAFWYALNILLKTKEQENSSVV from the coding sequence ATGATTCCCAATGCGTATATTTCCTCCAGGACAGCTAATCGGCTCCGCATCAAGATTCCGTCAAGAAGACGTGATGCGGATTACTTCGAGACGTTACTGAATCATCTTTCCGGACAGGAGGGCATCGATTCCGTCAGCATACAACCTCTTACTGCAAGCGTACTTCTCATCCACAGCATCGATTCCTCTACCATACTGAACAATGCGGAGCAAAATGAACTTTTGCACATTGTGCAGGACGAAACAATGCCGACATCGCGACCGATTATGCACGGCGCCCTTGCCAAAAGCTATCTGGATATCGATCATTCGGTGACAAGAATTACGAGCGGAATAACGAATATCGGGGGAATTGCCTTCATTGCCCTGGTAGGTGTCGGCATCTACCAGATAAGCCGGGGCAACTTTGCCGCACCGGCTTGGTACACGGCTTTCTGGTACGCGTTGAATATACTCCTCAAGACGAAAGAACAGGAAAACTCCAGCGTCGTCTAA
- a CDS encoding magnesium transporter CorA family protein, translating into MICYYCLEKGSLVSCESEGSPVLLITTPNDGEQNILTEMYRIDEHTLRSALDPDELARLEKEPGHTAVIFKIPVRYDPEKMEFAVSSIGLFLFQDRLILVAPEDVGPFCGKPFTRLRSLPEVMLKILSHYLGHYLSHLQVIDRISDELADKISASMENKYLLQLFALEKSLVYYLNSLTSNAMLLEKLLKSSRMVGFNGEDEELLEDIIIENSQAFKQAEMYSNILSSMMDARVSIVNNNLNILMKRLNIITISLMAPTLVVSAFSMNVPIPIEKNDFAFWMILCLSLVSMAGVLLFWKFKK; encoded by the coding sequence ATGATTTGTTATTATTGCCTGGAGAAGGGCAGCCTCGTTTCCTGTGAAAGCGAAGGTTCACCGGTACTCCTGATCACGACTCCGAATGACGGAGAGCAGAACATACTGACAGAAATGTACCGGATCGATGAACATACCCTGCGCTCCGCTCTCGACCCGGATGAGCTGGCTCGTTTGGAAAAAGAACCGGGCCATACGGCCGTCATTTTCAAGATCCCGGTCCGCTATGACCCTGAAAAAATGGAATTTGCCGTGTCCTCCATCGGACTTTTTCTCTTTCAGGACAGGCTCATCCTCGTGGCCCCTGAGGATGTCGGTCCTTTCTGCGGCAAGCCCTTCACCCGGCTGAGAAGTCTGCCCGAAGTCATGCTGAAGATTCTCAGCCACTATCTCGGCCATTATCTGTCGCATCTGCAGGTTATCGATCGTATCTCAGATGAGTTGGCGGACAAGATCAGCGCCTCCATGGAAAACAAATACCTTCTTCAACTCTTTGCACTGGAGAAGAGCCTTGTTTACTACCTGAACTCTCTCACTTCCAACGCCATGCTTCTGGAAAAGCTCTTGAAATCCAGTCGAATGGTCGGGTTCAACGGGGAGGATGAGGAACTCCTGGAGGATATCATTATTGAAAACAGCCAAGCCTTTAAACAGGCAGAAATGTATTCCAATATTCTTTCGAGCATGATGGACGCCCGCGTCTCCATCGTCAACAACAATCTGAATATCCTCATGAAACGCCTGAACATCATCACCATCTCCCTCATGGCGCCGACCCTGGTGGTCAGCGCGTTCTCCATGAATGTTCCGATTCCCATTGAGAAGAATGATTTCGCTTTCTGGATGATCCTCTGCCTCTCGCTGGTTTCCATGGCGGGCGTGCTGCTGTTCTGGAAATTCAAAAAATAG
- the pyk gene encoding pyruvate kinase, which translates to MIKKTKIVCTISDRNCEVSFLRKLYKAGMNVVRLNTAHQSFSQAQKVIDNVRIVSDRIAILVDTKGPEIRTTRVSEPVEVAAGDRLMIKGDPEKESSKICIYVTHPEFVHDVPLNSSLLIDDGSLKLVVVEKTEDHLLCEAKNEGKIGSRKSINVPSVSFGLPSLSEKDKAFVNFCIQQDVDFIAHSFVRNKEDIQAVQEILDEQDSQIKIIAKIENQAGVDNLDEILECAYGAMVARGDLGIEMPYEKIPGTQKLIINKCIARRKPVIIATQMLHSMIDNPRPTRAEVSDIANAIFSKTDAIMLSGETAYGRYPSEAVETMARVAREVEKSRGDIHEIPMVVLSNKRSAYLTKTAVEAAVALNAKAIVADSETGRSIRNMAGYRGRKPIFAFCYNKRTVRELALSFGVFAEYMEETKNSFEFVSKALSRHLEQNLIKEEDLVVVIAGNYGSNFGASFIEISPVEILLNRHELFRDAKRDEAG; encoded by the coding sequence ATGATAAAAAAAACAAAAATCGTTTGTACGATTTCCGACCGGAATTGCGAGGTGTCCTTCTTACGGAAACTTTATAAGGCGGGAATGAATGTGGTGCGCTTGAATACGGCCCACCAATCCTTTTCCCAGGCTCAGAAAGTTATTGACAATGTCCGAATCGTATCGGATCGGATCGCCATCCTGGTGGATACCAAAGGGCCTGAAATCAGGACAACCCGGGTTTCTGAACCTGTTGAAGTGGCAGCCGGCGACCGATTGATGATCAAGGGCGATCCTGAGAAGGAAAGTTCGAAAATATGCATTTATGTAACGCATCCTGAATTTGTACACGATGTTCCCCTCAACAGTTCTCTCCTCATCGATGACGGCTCCCTGAAACTGGTCGTTGTTGAGAAGACTGAGGATCACCTGCTTTGCGAAGCAAAGAATGAAGGCAAGATTGGAAGCCGCAAAAGCATCAATGTGCCGTCGGTTTCCTTCGGACTCCCTTCACTCAGCGAGAAAGACAAGGCGTTTGTGAACTTCTGCATTCAGCAGGATGTCGATTTTATAGCCCATTCGTTCGTGAGAAATAAAGAGGATATTCAGGCCGTTCAGGAGATCCTGGATGAGCAGGACAGTCAGATTAAAATTATTGCCAAAATTGAGAATCAGGCCGGGGTAGACAACCTGGACGAGATACTGGAATGCGCCTATGGGGCTATGGTCGCCAGAGGAGACCTGGGCATTGAAATGCCTTATGAAAAGATTCCTGGAACCCAGAAACTCATCATCAACAAATGCATTGCTCGCCGCAAACCGGTCATTATCGCCACCCAGATGCTGCATTCCATGATCGACAACCCACGACCCACGCGGGCGGAAGTCAGTGACATTGCCAATGCCATCTTCAGTAAGACTGACGCGATCATGCTGAGTGGGGAAACCGCTTACGGCCGGTATCCTTCCGAAGCGGTGGAGACGATGGCCCGCGTGGCCCGGGAAGTTGAAAAATCGAGGGGAGATATCCATGAGATCCCGATGGTTGTGCTCAGCAACAAACGTTCCGCTTATCTGACGAAAACGGCCGTCGAGGCAGCTGTCGCCCTGAATGCCAAGGCCATTGTTGCCGACAGTGAAACAGGCCGTTCCATTCGCAATATGGCAGGTTATCGGGGAAGAAAACCTATATTTGCTTTCTGCTATAACAAGCGCACGGTTCGGGAATTGGCCCTTTCCTTCGGAGTATTTGCCGAGTACATGGAAGAAACAAAAAACAGTTTTGAATTCGTTTCCAAGGCCCTTTCGCGGCACCTGGAACAGAACCTCATCAAAGAAGAAGATCTGGTCGTTGTGATTGCCGGGAATTATGGGAGCAATTTCGGGGCTTCTTTTATTGAAATAAGCCCGGTAGAAATCCTCCTGAACCGGCATGAACTATTCCGCGACGCAAAGCGCGACGAAGCCGGGTGA